From a single Deltaproteobacteria bacterium genomic region:
- the glgP gene encoding alpha-glucan family phosphorylase: protein MEIALSPDIPTYCGGLGVLAGDTLRSAADLSLPLVAVTLLHRKGYFFQKLDSDGRQTEEVVYWKVEDFFQEMGGRGMIEVDGREVFLRAWKYTVKGRGARNVEVFLLDTDLPENDPMDRSLTDQLYGGEPIYRLAQEIVLGIGGIRMLRVLGYDNIRRYHLNEGHASLLTLELLDEEIRRLGETELSESALSAVRQKCVFTTHTPVSAGHDLFSINLAKQLLSPKNIRYIEQRFLQDGCLNMTHLALQNSHYVNGVAKQHGKVSRKMFVNYVIDSITNGVHATTWVCRPFAELFDRFITGWREDNASLRYAAGLPRAEIWNAHRSAKKALLDFIAERLGVALDLDAFTIGFARRVTAYKRPDLVFGDIERLRKIAKSTGKLQFIFGGKAHPHDRHGKELIEKIFAAAKHLSNDIKIVYLPNYDMHIASRLTAGVDLWLNNPQPPMEASGTSGMKAALNGVPSLSVLDGWWIEGCIEGITGWAIGNSNEISHDGHLAASHAEDLYNRLENTILPMYYNNANDYIQVMRSAIALNGSFFSTERMMFEYVLKAYY from the coding sequence ATGGAAATAGCTTTGTCGCCCGATATTCCCACATACTGTGGGGGGTTAGGTGTATTGGCTGGGGATACTCTTCGCTCCGCAGCAGATCTCTCGCTACCATTAGTTGCTGTTACTCTTTTACATCGCAAGGGCTATTTTTTTCAGAAACTAGATTCCGATGGGAGACAAACGGAAGAGGTTGTTTATTGGAAGGTTGAAGACTTTTTTCAGGAGATGGGTGGTCGCGGCATGATAGAAGTTGATGGTCGCGAGGTTTTTTTGCGTGCATGGAAGTACACGGTGAAGGGAAGAGGTGCGCGCAATGTGGAAGTTTTTCTACTCGATACCGATCTTCCGGAGAACGATCCCATGGATCGCTCCTTGACCGATCAACTCTATGGGGGCGAACCAATATATCGCCTTGCGCAGGAAATAGTTTTAGGCATAGGCGGAATAAGGATGTTAAGGGTGCTCGGATACGACAATATTCGGCGCTATCACTTAAACGAAGGGCATGCGAGCCTCTTAACGTTAGAACTGTTGGATGAGGAAATTAGGCGATTGGGTGAGACTGAGTTATCAGAATCGGCTCTTAGCGCCGTGCGTCAAAAGTGTGTATTTACAACGCATACTCCCGTAAGCGCTGGCCACGATCTATTTTCCATTAACTTGGCAAAACAACTACTTTCTCCAAAAAACATTCGCTATATTGAACAGCGCTTTTTGCAAGATGGTTGCCTAAACATGACTCACTTGGCATTACAGAACAGCCACTACGTTAACGGCGTTGCCAAGCAACATGGAAAAGTCTCTCGCAAGATGTTCGTAAATTACGTAATCGATTCGATTACAAATGGCGTTCACGCCACTACTTGGGTATGTAGGCCATTTGCTGAACTCTTCGATCGCTTTATTACTGGATGGCGAGAAGATAACGCTAGTCTGCGCTACGCTGCCGGGCTTCCTCGGGCAGAAATCTGGAATGCGCATAGATCTGCAAAAAAAGCCCTTTTAGATTTCATTGCCGAGCGATTAGGCGTAGCGCTTGACTTGGATGCATTTACAATAGGTTTTGCTCGCCGCGTAACGGCTTATAAACGCCCAGATTTAGTCTTTGGCGATATTGAGCGCTTGAGAAAGATTGCTAAGAGCACTGGCAAACTTCAGTTTATTTTTGGCGGGAAGGCTCATCCTCATGACCGGCATGGAAAGGAATTGATAGAAAAGATCTTTGCGGCCGCAAAACATTTAAGCAACGACATTAAAATTGTTTATCTCCCCAACTACGACATGCATATTGCCTCTAGACTTACTGCGGGCGTGGATTTATGGCTCAATAACCCCCAACCTCCTATGGAGGCATCTGGAACTAGCGGAATGAAAGCAGCGCTGAACGGCGTTCCATCTTTAAGCGTATTAGATGGTTGGTGGATAGAGGGATGCATTGAAGGAATAACAGGCTGGGCAATCGGGAACTCTAATGAAATAAGTCACGATGGACATCTCGCGGCTAGTCACGCAGAAGATCTATACAATAGGCTAGAAAACACTATTTTGCCTATGTATTACAACAACGCAAACGATTACATCCAAGTCATGAGGAGCGCCATAGCACTAAACGGCTCATTTTTTAGCACTGAGCGCATGATGTTTGAGTATGTGTTAAAGGCGTACTATTGA
- a CDS encoding DNA-binding transcriptional regulator, giving the protein GVIDKRTMQEFDASCLTPVDELTAEEIRAIRERENVSQSVFAHYLNVPLTSISQWERGEKKPSGPSLKLLALVKKYGLAAVA; this is encoded by the coding sequence GGTGTCATCGACAAGCGGACGATGCAGGAGTTCGACGCGTCTTGCTTGACCCCAGTTGACGAGCTGACCGCCGAGGAAATCCGCGCCATACGCGAGCGCGAGAATGTCAGTCAATCCGTCTTCGCCCATTATCTGAATGTGCCGCTAACTTCTATAAGCCAATGGGAGCGTGGCGAAAAGAAGCCTTCCGGCCCCTCACTCAAGCTTCTTGCCCTGGTCAAGAAGTACGGCCTCGCCGCCGTCGCCTGA